The following nucleotide sequence is from Salvia miltiorrhiza cultivar Shanhuang (shh) chromosome 7, IMPLAD_Smil_shh, whole genome shotgun sequence.
tatttttttaaaaaaaaaattttaaaaattatttttttaacgaccaattattcggtcgttaatattattatttttaattattttaatttttttaaatttttttaaaataaaaaaatatttttttaattattttttttaaagaccgaatttttcggtcgttaaaattatttttatttattttttatttttttatttattatttatttatttaatttttttattatttattttatttattaacgaccgaataatcggtcgtcaacattattttttcaatttttaaaatttttaaatttcgtttttatttttattttttgattattaattaatatttttgattatttttctttttaaatttcgtttttatttaaatattattaatataaatatttaattattttttattaattttctatttaattattattttcaaattatagagaatattttaaaaatgattgttattttcataatattattctaaaaaaatagataatatttattattaataaaaatgtgatattatttacaaataataataaattattagatttattggatttattataataaattattagacttattagattttctaaattattagattcattattttcaaaatattaataattttattattttaaaataataaaattatttttgaaatattaattttattaatattgattatttgatttaatattgattttgttgtatatttgtttgttatttttcatactcatattttcttttctttttttaattacgataatattaattttttattattttaaattcgatcgtatatttaccgtcaatgtttcgccggcaccacaaatcttagttattatctcgacatattataagattatgaatgattaatgatattttatattgaattagagtttaaatgaattaataggtactatatatatcaataatacgagtgttctgtactggtgactactcgaaagaaacttcaaggttaagcgtgcttgacttagagcacaagtaagatgagtgacctactgggaagttcgtcaaatggtatgcaattaaggtcaaaatacattagaaatacactaaaaatacttgtgggatacaaagatttaaaaaaaaaaaaaatttttcgaaaaaaaaaattattttttttattaatttttaacgaccgaattttcggtcgttaaaaataaaatttcggtcattatttaaaaaaaattataaaaaaataatttttttatttttattttttattttttccctctttttaacgaccgaaatttcggtcgttaaaaataaaaaatcggtcgttaaatttaacgaccgaaaaaacggtcgttaaatttaacgaccgaaaaaacggtcgttaaaattcgggcgacgatgcaaacaacgaccgaaaaaaacggtcgttaaatcggtcgttaaaaatattaacgaccgaaatttcggtcgttagagccgcattttcttgtagtgtactATTCGTCACTGTTCTTAAAACCTGCGTCGTCCATAATATGGAAATGATATCGCGGACTGAGTGAGTATTATTTAGTAAAGTTGAAAATGGTGTTGCAGTTACAATTTTACTTAAAATTATAACTTTAATTAGGGgtgaaccgaaccaaaaatccaaaaccgaaaaccgaaccgatggttaaaattAGAACCAAACCGCACCAATTGGAGATGCGAAACCGAaccaatgcaaaaaaaaaaacttttttttcgaaaaaaacaattaaaaacctgtaaaataatgtaaaaatataaatatataatttatgaaaaaaccaATTAAgagtatattataaaatatataaaatataaatatataataaaatataaatatataaaccaattaaaaattagaaaattgaatatatattataaaatataaatatataataaaatattaatatttatcgattcggttcggtttaaaaccgaaccaaaaaccgaaaccgaaccgaaacttatcgatttttaatttttggaaccgaaccgaacaCCGAACCAATAGATTCaggaccgaaccgcaccaaaacggttcggttcggtttctgctcacccctaactttaatgcaattaatatttcaacaaattttaatttaaaaattatttaattgaacatatttataattaattgataGCATGAACCCTCTACTATTAGGAAAAAGGTTATCTAAATACTAGCGTGAGCATTCGGATTACGGATCGAATTTTTGTTTGATCCGATTCGAttcgaaaattcaaaatttgaagaaaataaaatccaATCTGAACCATATAATTCGTTGATCCGAATCTAAAAATCGAAGTTTTCGGATAAAATCCAATTTGAACcgaaaaaattcaaaatacaaacaaaatttgaaaattcaaaaagacaaaaaaaatccgaaatacATACACCTAACAAATTAGACAATTTACaaagaaataaatatatatataataatatatatattataaatacaaTTCAAATTTCGAATTAGTTCGAATTTTAAAAGTATCAATTCGATCCTATCCGAAAATCcaaaaattacttaaaattcGATCCAAAAATCCGATTAATCCGAATCAAAGTTTAAATTTCGAATTGAATCGGATTAGATGTTGGGATATTTTGGTGACCCCTACTCAATGCGGCCCAAAATCAGAATTTGACAGCTCCATCAGACCATCACTAACTAAATTTTTTGTCAAAAGAATATTCTTGAAAATTTCACGCTTCCGTTCTATGTCGACAGTGTTTCCAAGCGCCTAAACGCGGCACAAAAACCTTTATATTGGTATTATTAATCATAAATTTGGAAATTCTTTTGACTATCTTTGGAAATTGTTCAATGTTTTCTTTCACCCCTCCTCCAATCTTTGCAGGTCGGtttcttttattctttcttATATTGAATCTATGTTGATCTTTTTTATGCTGTTGCTTTTTTCCGCTGTGTGGATGCTTTGATTAGTCAGAAACCCATTTTGATTCCATCAAATTCCTACCATTTCAGAATCCTTATCTTCAAAGTAAAAACCCTACAATTTTCGGTGAACATTTTCATTTCCATTTCCAATTTTTCTTGGGTTGTATTTGGTAATTATCACGTGAAAGTGGACAGCTTGCAGCATATTAATGTCTTTTGTACTTGTTATTGGTTGTGGTGCATTAGTTCTGGCTTATGGTGACTCCGACGGGGCCAAAGTAAGGGTTTATAGAAAATTGTGGAGTTTATTTTGGGAATTGGGGTTTTCTTCTGCAGATTTTTGAAGTGTGATTGCTGAAGGAGGGGGAATGGAGGAACATGCGCAGCTGAAAAGGGCTTTGATTGATGCATCTGCTGGCGCCATTTCCGGTGGGATTTCAAGAACCGTGACCTCACCGCTCGACGTGATTAAAATCAGATTTCAGGTTGATTTTCTAGCTCAATTTGTTTCGAAATGATGGTTTCTTGAAGAATTATGGTCTGAGTTCTTGCAGATTCCTTGAATTATATTCTTAATTACCTTATTTAGTTATGTTTCTACTTGGATTTAGCTTTTCTTATGATGAGTTTGGAGTGTGATTCGGTGGAGGTCCTCATTTACTGCATTTGTTGTATGGTGCAGGTTCAATTGGAACCCACTACACAATGGGCTTTGCTTCGGAGAGATCCATATAGTCGATCAAAATATACTGGTATGCTGCAAGCAACAAAGGACATTTTTAGGGAGGAAGGCTTGCCGGTATTTGTTACCTAGAAGTAGTATCTATAGACCTTGTTTTCATTTGATACGAGTATGTGGATCCACATACCTTATTTGCTCTGTTATTCTTGTTTCCTGTcattctttctctttcttttcatttcttGACATACCTTATTTGCGAGTGGTTGAGTTTGATATGTCATCCTCATTATTATGCTTGGTATTAGATGCTCATTCGGTATAATTTGGTTTCTTTGTAAGATTAAGTCATTCTGTTCATGGTTGGTGAATATTTATCTATTGGGGGTTGAGACTAGGAATGGACTGCAAGATGAGGATATAGCATCAACATTATGCATGCTTGTTCAATTAAAAACTTGTATGGGCATATGGGGACTAAATCGAATAAAATTTGTTAGTTAAGAGAGTAAAACTTACCATCATTGTTGCAGGCTGTTTTATGTACTTGGAATGTTACTCAAGGACCATAGAACTCTGCTAATTATTCAAATGAAGAACTAGGAGTAGATAAAAGGAAACAAGTCATATTTCTTGTTGTATCGGCATATCTGGTGAGAATcaagattaaaagaaaagagGCAAATGACAAAgaattaataacaataagaatgtAGAAGAAAACATAAAGAAGTCTTGCAAAAGAAAATTAGGGATGCCAAGAAacgaaaagaaagagaaagaatgACATAAATCAAGAATGACAGAGCGGATAGGCTGTTTCTGGGTTCCATTTTCGTCAGTGATATCATGGTAATATTAGCAGGAATTGCATGCCTAATGGAGGGGACTTGCACACCTTTTCTTGTATTAAAGAGAAAGAGGCATAGAAAGAAAAGCTGGCAGTGTTGTTGATGTTACCATAATTTAGTaggagagagggagaaagaagTTTATGCTGCCTGTTACTGTAATGAGTAAAGGACTTAGTAGTGCATATCGACCAACTTTTATCTTTCTTCATGAGTGATGGATTTAATGGTAGATGTGTCATTTCATGGCATTTTGCAACTCCGTAACTGCTTTCCAATTCCTCGTTTGCTTGCATTGTTCATTTTGTTTTATCTCATGATTCTAACAGGGTTTCTGGAGGGGGAATGTCCCGGCCTTGCTTATGGTGATGCCGTACACAGCAATACAATTTACAGTTCTGCACAAATTGAAGTCGCTTGTTTCTGGTTCATCCAAGTCAGGTTTGAATATTTCTGCTCTTACTCAGTAATTTTTGGTGCATATCAGATAGTTATTACTAGTAAATTATGCTTTCGGCATTCTTCATGATAACAAGGTCGAGATATACTGTAGTAGCTTTGAAGAACTGTTATCATGATAAACATCTTGAGCAATGTAGACCCAgttctttttttaaatgacattctGTTCACTTGTTTTCTTTATGCAGAAGACCATATGAATATAAGTCCGTATCTTTCGTATGTTAGTGGGGCATTAGCAGGATGTGCAGCCACTGTTGGATCCTATCCGTTTGATCTTATAAGAACCCTTTTAGCTTCACAAGGGGAGCCAAAGGTATTGTCCAATACCCTTGCAAGTAATGACCATTACCCTCGATATTGTATCGTTTTGGTGGACAAGCATTACTTTATGTAGGAACAAACTTTGGAGCACAGGTTTGAAAATTCTCGGTCATGTTTGAACCTACTAAGCTAGTGCCCTAGATGATTTTGCTAATTGTATCGAGAACTTAAGATACATTTACCTATGGATTGCTGTTTCATCTGCTACATAGAAAAAAAGGAGTTTTCTGAATGGTGCTATATTCTCAATCAGGTTTATCCTAATATGAGGGCCGCATTCTCTGATATACTTGCAAAGCGTAGCTTTCGAGGGCTTTACGCTGGACTGACACCTACACTGATCGAGATAGTTCCTTACGCTGGATTGCAGTTTGGAACATACGATACATTCAAACGTTGGACCATGGTGATCTTCTACTTTGATCTCCCTCGGAAAGTTAAATATCTTGTTATGTTTCTAATTTGGTTTAGTTTTGCTTGCTTGTCTAGGGTTGGAATCAGTACAGATCTGGTTATGATACGGAAGCAGATGATTCTCTCTCAAGCTTCCAGCTTTTTCTATGTGGATTGGCTGCTGGCACTTGTGCTAAAGCTGTATGTCATCCACTTGATGTGGTGAAGAAGAGGTTTCAGGTATATTTCCTTCTTCGACTGTTTATTATTCATTTTAATCTTTCAATCTCAGCTACTGTATGATTAAATTCCTACAAAGAAACACCTCTGTCCGGACTATAGATTTCCCAAAATATTTTGGACGCGCAAAGGTAAAGTAAATCATAAGGCATAAAAACATGTGTAAGACTGTCAGAAGGGTCAAGATCCATCAAACGGGTCAAACATCTTCATGCCCATATCCAATATTATGTAGTAATTTTGACTGTTTGTGTCCAGGTCTTGACCCGTCACGGATTTTGACCTGTCAAACAATCTTGAAGGGGAGTTCTATTGAGCATATATTGCGTTCCAATCTTTATGTTAATGAAGTAATTGCGCTTGTAGGTTGAAGGGCTGCAACGGGATCCAAGATATGGAGCTCGAGTGGAGCACCGTGCTTACAGAAACATGTACGATGCCCTACGCCAAATTTTGCATAAAGAGGGCTGGGCAGGTCTTTACAAGGGCATCACCCCTTCAATCGTCAAAGCTGCACCCGCGGGTGCTGTGACCTTTGTTGCTTACGAATTCACGTCAGACTGGTTAGAGTCCCTCTTGACTTGATTTTGTTTCTCTTTTACACCTTTCTCAATCTACCTCTTCAACCATTCATTCTTTTGCATTAGAGCAATTTTGATTACAGTTTATCTTGAGATGTTCCCTCAAAGATGAGGGGTACCGCCTGCATATTGTTTTGTACGAGGAATAATTCATAGGCATATAGTGATAGCCAATATAGCAGAAAGTCAGTGAGATTATAGGCTTTAATGAGACAACATTTGATTCTATTACTCTTGTATTTTTGTAGCATAGTTTAATAGTAATGTTCATTTTACTGCTGCTGATTTTAGAATTCTCTTCACATTGAGCAATGGTTTTGATTGCATGATTAAGCAATTTATTTTTGTACTGTCATCAATATATTGctgcagtttttttttttttttttctttccttactAGATTTGTGATGTATTATTATCCGATATGGTGTAGGCTAAGGGCTGTCATATCAGTTATTGATTTGACTTCAATTTTTTTGTTACTTGTTCGTGTAAACACAATAAAACTAATAGTAATAGGTTAGGTTAACTTGGTAATCTAGTAACAAGCTGATATCGTACATATCTAATAATTCTGCTATTGTTACAAAAAACGTGTGTATATTTCTTAGAATAAATATATggattttcattattaatttataattttggttaattatttcatattatgtaaatttgcactaattataaaataaaaaattcgaaaaattaaaacaaaagaaaacccACCATTTCATATTTCTATATATTGATTAACTAACATTTGCATCCCTTGCAATGCgcagaaaaatatttttattttttatacttgcgtaaaaattaatattaatttaagagtaaaatttgGAAGTAgctaaaataaagcataaaacacaatttatggtcacacattgaaaaaacataaaatttgggcatttttattgatttgaacgtttttacccttaatgaagCGGACCGGGTAgaatcaggcacgcgggtcgcgtgccgggtcgggttaggcacttatggcactattagtgccataagtgccatacgtgcaatagaaacaacagtaatagaatcaaaaaaatcataaatggatcatctaaaccctaaatggataatctaaaccataaatggaacatttaaaccctacgggaaagtgtttaaaatggttcttttggcattagtgtcataagtgccaacggaaatcaaaaataaaatcaagtaataaaatgatgcgtTAGTGCCATACGCGTAGCGGGCGCTAGCTTTTTCCcgcgagcgcgcaactcacccataagcttccagcggCCCCGCAATCATCCAGCGGTCGCGCAATCACCCCAGCAGCCGAGTAAAaaggggccaaaaattgattttcaatcttcattatggccatttgactatgtcacaccccaattcttgaatgaataaatataatcgaggtgcaactaattcatagaaataaacaaggaacaaccttgtaaaaacccgaaataggatagaaagtcgggctatgcccctttggatcacaagttttgtttcatgcttctgacaaccgacgttcattaacataaaactataaattttaaattgaagctcaaatgaagtcatcttaagttgagaaaacaaaagatgtataagagtaattgctacagcggaagtctaacatatgaattttaactctagcctcagctccgtcccgtcagcaccagccagccaacctgaaaacatttgaaagtatttttgggctaagtactaatgtacttagtgggcatgcattttcataaacatttcatattttcgtaagagcagtttatccaattatacttgacatgacttagaaggttttaaaatgaaagaagtacttctaagcatgttaaaacatttttcatttgtgcgcacatgtcacactccctttctgttactcgctgtgatcccggaccttttagccaccgacggatccattactcctgctttacttggactgagggcgtaacccagccaagctcccatttgggacccaatgctccggaacacatcccgtcgagcacccttataacgcctcatacatgattagtgcccgaatggagatcaacccaccgagtcagctaataggtgtacacaattctcaaacaacgtgttaggtcataagagaacctcgatcgattaacttatgcgagccttaaacagagcagagtgcacaaaatattttattggataaacagttttcattacattaaataaacaatttgcatttcattgaaaacatttagagcttaataactcaatcatactttgtatatttggaaagtaagcccacctggttaggcaaagcctgaagatcataatcacttataaacctgtcttgggaaagcagcgctaatccccctggtcacaaagcctacaagaaattctattcttaataggtctcgtgaagctaatcttaattcatggtgaagtgcttaatattctatgattcacttagccgggttttcaaaaatttaatgaatatataattgaaaactaaatttcttgagttaaggacaccaaaaatatccttactcgattttctttaaaaattggaattataattaaaaccaattaaatcataaatactgttattgcaaaatataatgcaaatcatgtcatgtaataagtaatttactcaaaatatgcacataataataatttaatattattatgaaaactagtctttgaaaataattaattaaactaattaatagttcaattaataaaacataagacaacccaattaaattaattgaaggtAGTCCAAagtccttaaataaaataagggcccaaaacatttattaaaacaatggcccaactgaaaaataattaaacaaactcGGCCCAATAGACTCGGCCCAACACTCATGCCCTAGCCCAACAcccatctccttcttctccccACCATCAGTCACGCCTCCCTTCAGTCCCTCACTCCTCCTCACTGCTCGTCTCCCTCTCTCAATACTCAACTGTTCGAAATACgccccccttctctctctcagccATCAGTCAGCCAACTCCCGCCGCCGCAGCTCCCTCCGGCGAGGCAGCCGTCGACCGGCCTCCTTCCTTGGCAACGACGATAggtaccgccgccgcctccctccgttCTCACTCAGTCCGCTCCCGGCGGCTGCAGCAGCAAGGCCGCCGCCGACCGCGACTCCCTCACTCTCTGCTCACTCCGACCGACAGCAGTAGAAGAACCACCGCCGTCGCCGTCCTTCCCTCGACAAAATCCAGCCCAGACCCGGCTCAGAGCGGCAACAAGGCCCTTGCCTCGCCGCCTCTCCCTCAAATCTCCGGCGACAGCAGGCTTTGCCGCCGTCGACTCTCCTTTTCCCTCCACTGACTcaacccatctctctctctcttctgtgACAGTGGCGAATCACCAccgccacctctctctctcgctcaactCTCTCTCATTGAATCAGACCGGCGAGCAACCATGAAGGCCGCTGCCGTTGTCGACTCTTTCTCTTCGGCTGGTAACAGCCGCCCACCGTGtagctcgccggaggagcagcagcgacaagccgcgccaccctcggctTTCTACACACACCAGGACACATAGACGGAGGTAGCACGCAGCCGCCGTCCaccgactctctctctcaagccgtggccgggcagcagcggcaccaccGCCGTGCTCTGCCTCCCTCCGCTGAACTTTGGCCGACGGCAGCAGCTtcatgccgccaccatcgccgccctctTATCTCCCTCGGAACTCTCTCCCGGCTCTCTTTCTCTATGTGAGAACAGAGCACCACAGACAAGCCTCAATTTCCGACAACCGCAACGAAGTCACGGCCGTGGTCCTTCCCGACTCGACACAGCAAGCAAAAACAAGCTTAAaactcatttcattttttttcttcattcgTTTCTTATTCAAACATGTATGCAGATGTATATGAATGCTTTGTTCAAAAGTCTTCGTTCAATTTATAAGTGAGAGTAAGTGACGTGCatacacaaaaacatgaattgTTGTCTGTTGTACATTAGAGGTTTGAGTACTGGAGGAAATCACTGAAACTGAATTTGGGTGCTAACCGTGAATGGAGGTAAACTGAATTTGGGTGCTAACCGTGAATGGAGGTAAAATGGACAGAGTGATTTGTAGATGAAATCTTTAGAGCTTTCAGCTGAGTTTGTGGAGTCCGTGTGGTATAGCTGAACTTCTGTGGGTGTAGCTCCGCACTTAGTTCCTTGGTATGTAGGAGAAATGGTAAGTGGAAGGAAATGGGTATTTTGTTGGAGAAATAGGCATGGCTAAAGCTTATTTTGGTGGGGGCAAAGGATCGTGTGTAGTGTGGGTGGAAAGTGGGGAAAGTGGAAATTGGTGGGGAAAAAGTATCGTGTGGTGTAGTGTAGTGTAGTGTGGGTGGAAAGTGGGGAAAGTGGAAATTGGTGGGGAAAAAGTATCGTGTGGTGTAGTGTAGTGTAGTGTGAGTGTAAAGTGTGAGTGTAGAGTGTGAGTGGAAAGAGTgagtgtaaaaaaaataaataaaatataatgaaaactgtaataatcgttcagtgtgcgcttaaataaataactcgTGTAGATActaaatgttaaattaaataaatatgcaatgcatataaatttaataactaaatttataaatgtttttttttttaaacacttttgttggaattaaaataaattcattttctttatatccggcgtgaatcatcctgacttctaagttcaaaataattctaaatttagctaagaaataacggggtgttacatccctcactccttataaaaatttcgtcctcgaaattgcatacttGGGAAATCTAGTTTGGAGTACTAGACATTCACTATCAGTGCACCTACATAGCTTGATGCTTATCATATTTTCTAATCGTGAGAATGCTACGTCTCATGTCTCGAGAACTGTTGACAAACAAACTCATTCTAATCATACTATGCTTATCGTGATCAAAGAAGATCTTATTGGGACAACTATATAGTACGAGtttatacattgggatgactaaattgacaatcaccgagatcatagtcatgtgggctggccagacccagcacaacgaatcactcagtcaaatgggagcttcgcccccaatcatgtcaacttcttatctcttataaagctctaagtcaacttctaacttaaatcACTTACTTCTAAGTACTTCAATCATAAATCTTTGGTATCATATAGGTCCATTCTATGTCGTtctagcggtgctatcacgactaacattcgtaAGGCATTATTGGGTGGTTCTCAAACGATTTGTAAAAGAActcatcattctaatcatataggcagtgaacctaaaatgataacataaagctttctcatcattcattcatacatacatacatacatatatttgcttttttttaaattttgagtcatatggacattaaatgtccctttcatgaaaaacttt
It contains:
- the LOC130991875 gene encoding mitochondrial thiamine diphosphate carrier 2-like isoform X2, with the translated sequence MEEHAQLKRALIDASAGAISGGISRTVTSPLDVIKIRFQVQLEPTTQWALLRRDPYSRSKYTGMLQATKDIFREEGLPGFWRGNVPALLMVMPYTAIQFTVLHKLKSLVSGSSKSEDHMNISPYLSYVSGALAGCAATVGSYPFDLIRTLLASQGEPKVYPNMRAAFSDILAKRSFRGLYAGLTPTLIEIVPYAGLQFGTYDTFKRWTMGWNQYRSGYDTEADDSLSSFQLFLCGLAAGTCAKAVCHPLDVVKKRFQVLTRHGF
- the LOC130991875 gene encoding mitochondrial thiamine diphosphate carrier 2-like isoform X1, which gives rise to MEEHAQLKRALIDASAGAISGGISRTVTSPLDVIKIRFQVQLEPTTQWALLRRDPYSRSKYTGMLQATKDIFREEGLPGFWRGNVPALLMVMPYTAIQFTVLHKLKSLVSGSSKSEDHMNISPYLSYVSGALAGCAATVGSYPFDLIRTLLASQGEPKVYPNMRAAFSDILAKRSFRGLYAGLTPTLIEIVPYAGLQFGTYDTFKRWTMGWNQYRSGYDTEADDSLSSFQLFLCGLAAGTCAKAVCHPLDVVKKRFQVEGLQRDPRYGARVEHRAYRNMYDALRQILHKEGWAGLYKGITPSIVKAAPAGAVTFVAYEFTSDWLESLLT